A stretch of Rhododendron vialii isolate Sample 1 chromosome 4a, ASM3025357v1 DNA encodes these proteins:
- the LOC131322657 gene encoding uncharacterized protein LOC131322657 isoform X2 has translation MRFCSIAFALAGFHEVEIEVIVVLMVCSLGSGRMAVMARLLAAGSFSQTIAEEVGFQKLPTQYIQTELREADEANLLDEEEMHVFDLKPMTDPLHLVCCNACKKPIKESQYAAHAELCKNLSPAEETVSELDGGMGNKKPPRKERKKLPTARATTKGGELERTESAEADDAALSDFHFDEQIQQNSISLDAKRNSSGVNGALIMHGARASPGNTENSFCATPPPKRSKLMAAGLPITNCLGTNGAVAKSLCASTQEAHTCREFPKGSSGGCKKAFDCAVGYDKTSQFQECCLLGKAPLATKMFYSQRNHRLRSALTYLYYGESTEYSGDLVNLKSLEGIAMPLNSLQDNAMPLQVLSPQNIPHEQNDVQSEKRERLSLPSLQKRDQMLADSADLNSGKLGGRTPATSFSNHVPASDVLRPQTAPTGVVRSNYLPKSYPFAGNSGTSLGTMQQPKGRVPVT, from the exons atgcGTTTTTGCTCAATTGCGTTCGCGTTGGCTGGCTTCCACGAGGTGGAGATCGAG GTTATCGTAGTCCTAATGGTATGTTCACTTGGAAGTGGGAGAATGGCCGTCATGGCAAGGCTTCTGGCGGCAGGAAGCTTTTCGCAAACTATTGCAG AGGAAGTTGGCTTCCAGAAGTTACCTACTCAATACATCCAAACAGAATTACGTGAGGCAGATGAAGCAAATTTGCTTGATGAAGAAG AGATGCATGTTTTTGATTTGAAGCCTATGACAGATCCTTTGCACTTG gTATGTTGCAATGCTTGCAAGAAGCCAATCAAGGAGAGCCAATATGCAGCTCATGCAG AGTTGTGTAAAAATTTGAGTCCTGCAGAAGAAACTGTTTCTGAACTTGATGGTGGTATGGGGAACAAGAAACCTCCAAGGAAGGAGAGAAAAAAGTTGCCGACTGCTCGTGCTA CTACGAAAGGTGGAGAGCTAGAAAGAACTGAATCTGCAGAAGCTGATGATGCTGCCCTGTCAGATTTCCATTTCGATGAACAAATTCAACAGAATTCCATCTCTTTGGATGCAAAAC GAAATTCATCTGGTGTAAATGGGGCCCTTATAATGCATGGTGCAAGAGCTAGTCCTGGAAATACGGAAAACTCATTTTGTGCAACACCACCTCCAAAACGTTCAAAACT GATGGCGGCTGGTCTACCAATAACGAATTGTTTAGGAACAAACGGTGCTGTAGCCAAAAGTTTATGTGCAAGTACTCAGGAGGCTCATACCT GCAGAGAGTTTCCCAAAGGGTCAAGTGGCGGATGCAAAAAGGCTTTTGATTGCGCTGTTGGTTATGACAAAACCAGCCAATTTCAGGAGTGTTGTTTGCTGGGCAAAG CTCCCCTTGCAACGAAGATGTTTTATTCTCAAAGGAATCATCGTCTCCGATCAGCGCTTACATATCTGTATTATGGCGAATCCACTGAGTACTCTGGTGACTTAGTGAATTTGAAATCATTGGAAGGAATTGCCATGCCCTTGAATTCATTGCAAGACAATGCCATGCCATTACAAGTTTTATCCCCTCAGAACATCCCCCATGAACAAAATGATGTCCAGAGTGAAAAG agagagagactctCCTTGCCATCTTTGCAAAAACGTGATCAAATGCTTGCTGACAGTGCGGATTTAAACTCGGGTAAATTAGGAGGACGCACGCCAGCCACAAGCTTCTCAAATCATGTTCCTGCGAGTGATGTCTTAAGACCTCAAACAGCACCCACGGGGGTTGTGCGAAGCAATTATCTTCCAAAATCTTATCCTTTTGCAGGAAACTCAG GAACATCGCTAGGGACTATGCAGCAGCCTAAAGGAAGGGTTCCTGTTACATAA
- the LOC131322657 gene encoding uncharacterized protein LOC131322657 isoform X3 yields the protein MVCSLGSGRMAVMARLLAAGSFSQTIAEEVGFQKLPTQYIQTELREADEANLLDEEEMHVFDLKPMTDPLHLVCCNACKKPIKESQYAAHAELCKNLSPAEETVSELDGGMGNKKPPRKERKKLPTARATTKGGELERTESAEADDAALSDFHFDEQIQQNSISLDAKRNSSGVNGALIMHGARASPGNTENSFCATPPPKRSKLMAAGLPITNCLGTNGAVAKSLCASTQEAHTCREFPKGSSGGCKKAFDCAVGYDKTSQFQECCLLGKDVPAPLATKMFYSQRNHRLRSALTYLYYGESTEYSGDLVNLKSLEGIAMPLNSLQDNAMPLQVLSPQNIPHEQNDVQSEKRERLSLPSLQKRDQMLADSADLNSGKLGGRTPATSFSNHVPASDVLRPQTAPTGVVRSNYLPKSYPFAGNSGTSLGTMQQPKGRVPVT from the exons ATGGTATGTTCACTTGGAAGTGGGAGAATGGCCGTCATGGCAAGGCTTCTGGCGGCAGGAAGCTTTTCGCAAACTATTGCAG AGGAAGTTGGCTTCCAGAAGTTACCTACTCAATACATCCAAACAGAATTACGTGAGGCAGATGAAGCAAATTTGCTTGATGAAGAAG AGATGCATGTTTTTGATTTGAAGCCTATGACAGATCCTTTGCACTTG gTATGTTGCAATGCTTGCAAGAAGCCAATCAAGGAGAGCCAATATGCAGCTCATGCAG AGTTGTGTAAAAATTTGAGTCCTGCAGAAGAAACTGTTTCTGAACTTGATGGTGGTATGGGGAACAAGAAACCTCCAAGGAAGGAGAGAAAAAAGTTGCCGACTGCTCGTGCTA CTACGAAAGGTGGAGAGCTAGAAAGAACTGAATCTGCAGAAGCTGATGATGCTGCCCTGTCAGATTTCCATTTCGATGAACAAATTCAACAGAATTCCATCTCTTTGGATGCAAAAC GAAATTCATCTGGTGTAAATGGGGCCCTTATAATGCATGGTGCAAGAGCTAGTCCTGGAAATACGGAAAACTCATTTTGTGCAACACCACCTCCAAAACGTTCAAAACT GATGGCGGCTGGTCTACCAATAACGAATTGTTTAGGAACAAACGGTGCTGTAGCCAAAAGTTTATGTGCAAGTACTCAGGAGGCTCATACCT GCAGAGAGTTTCCCAAAGGGTCAAGTGGCGGATGCAAAAAGGCTTTTGATTGCGCTGTTGGTTATGACAAAACCAGCCAATTTCAGGAGTGTTGTTTGCTGGGCAAAG ATGTTCCAGCTCCCCTTGCAACGAAGATGTTTTATTCTCAAAGGAATCATCGTCTCCGATCAGCGCTTACATATCTGTATTATGGCGAATCCACTGAGTACTCTGGTGACTTAGTGAATTTGAAATCATTGGAAGGAATTGCCATGCCCTTGAATTCATTGCAAGACAATGCCATGCCATTACAAGTTTTATCCCCTCAGAACATCCCCCATGAACAAAATGATGTCCAGAGTGAAAAG agagagagactctCCTTGCCATCTTTGCAAAAACGTGATCAAATGCTTGCTGACAGTGCGGATTTAAACTCGGGTAAATTAGGAGGACGCACGCCAGCCACAAGCTTCTCAAATCATGTTCCTGCGAGTGATGTCTTAAGACCTCAAACAGCACCCACGGGGGTTGTGCGAAGCAATTATCTTCCAAAATCTTATCCTTTTGCAGGAAACTCAG GAACATCGCTAGGGACTATGCAGCAGCCTAAAGGAAGGGTTCCTGTTACATAA
- the LOC131322657 gene encoding uncharacterized protein LOC131322657 isoform X1, whose amino-acid sequence MRFCSIAFALAGFHEVEIEVIVVLMVCSLGSGRMAVMARLLAAGSFSQTIAEEVGFQKLPTQYIQTELREADEANLLDEEEMHVFDLKPMTDPLHLVCCNACKKPIKESQYAAHAELCKNLSPAEETVSELDGGMGNKKPPRKERKKLPTARATTKGGELERTESAEADDAALSDFHFDEQIQQNSISLDAKRNSSGVNGALIMHGARASPGNTENSFCATPPPKRSKLMAAGLPITNCLGTNGAVAKSLCASTQEAHTCREFPKGSSGGCKKAFDCAVGYDKTSQFQECCLLGKDVPAPLATKMFYSQRNHRLRSALTYLYYGESTEYSGDLVNLKSLEGIAMPLNSLQDNAMPLQVLSPQNIPHEQNDVQSEKRERLSLPSLQKRDQMLADSADLNSGKLGGRTPATSFSNHVPASDVLRPQTAPTGVVRSNYLPKSYPFAGNSGTSLGTMQQPKGRVPVT is encoded by the exons atgcGTTTTTGCTCAATTGCGTTCGCGTTGGCTGGCTTCCACGAGGTGGAGATCGAG GTTATCGTAGTCCTAATGGTATGTTCACTTGGAAGTGGGAGAATGGCCGTCATGGCAAGGCTTCTGGCGGCAGGAAGCTTTTCGCAAACTATTGCAG AGGAAGTTGGCTTCCAGAAGTTACCTACTCAATACATCCAAACAGAATTACGTGAGGCAGATGAAGCAAATTTGCTTGATGAAGAAG AGATGCATGTTTTTGATTTGAAGCCTATGACAGATCCTTTGCACTTG gTATGTTGCAATGCTTGCAAGAAGCCAATCAAGGAGAGCCAATATGCAGCTCATGCAG AGTTGTGTAAAAATTTGAGTCCTGCAGAAGAAACTGTTTCTGAACTTGATGGTGGTATGGGGAACAAGAAACCTCCAAGGAAGGAGAGAAAAAAGTTGCCGACTGCTCGTGCTA CTACGAAAGGTGGAGAGCTAGAAAGAACTGAATCTGCAGAAGCTGATGATGCTGCCCTGTCAGATTTCCATTTCGATGAACAAATTCAACAGAATTCCATCTCTTTGGATGCAAAAC GAAATTCATCTGGTGTAAATGGGGCCCTTATAATGCATGGTGCAAGAGCTAGTCCTGGAAATACGGAAAACTCATTTTGTGCAACACCACCTCCAAAACGTTCAAAACT GATGGCGGCTGGTCTACCAATAACGAATTGTTTAGGAACAAACGGTGCTGTAGCCAAAAGTTTATGTGCAAGTACTCAGGAGGCTCATACCT GCAGAGAGTTTCCCAAAGGGTCAAGTGGCGGATGCAAAAAGGCTTTTGATTGCGCTGTTGGTTATGACAAAACCAGCCAATTTCAGGAGTGTTGTTTGCTGGGCAAAG ATGTTCCAGCTCCCCTTGCAACGAAGATGTTTTATTCTCAAAGGAATCATCGTCTCCGATCAGCGCTTACATATCTGTATTATGGCGAATCCACTGAGTACTCTGGTGACTTAGTGAATTTGAAATCATTGGAAGGAATTGCCATGCCCTTGAATTCATTGCAAGACAATGCCATGCCATTACAAGTTTTATCCCCTCAGAACATCCCCCATGAACAAAATGATGTCCAGAGTGAAAAG agagagagactctCCTTGCCATCTTTGCAAAAACGTGATCAAATGCTTGCTGACAGTGCGGATTTAAACTCGGGTAAATTAGGAGGACGCACGCCAGCCACAAGCTTCTCAAATCATGTTCCTGCGAGTGATGTCTTAAGACCTCAAACAGCACCCACGGGGGTTGTGCGAAGCAATTATCTTCCAAAATCTTATCCTTTTGCAGGAAACTCAG GAACATCGCTAGGGACTATGCAGCAGCCTAAAGGAAGGGTTCCTGTTACATAA
- the LOC131322657 gene encoding uncharacterized protein LOC131322657 isoform X4, translating to MRFCSIAFALAGFHEVEIEVIVVLMVCSLGSGRMAVMARLLAAGSFSQTIAEEVGFQKLPTQYIQTELREADEANLLDEEEMHVFDLKPMTDPLHLVCCNACKKPIKESQYAAHAGNSSGVNGALIMHGARASPGNTENSFCATPPPKRSKLMAAGLPITNCLGTNGAVAKSLCASTQEAHTCREFPKGSSGGCKKAFDCAVGYDKTSQFQECCLLGKDVPAPLATKMFYSQRNHRLRSALTYLYYGESTEYSGDLVNLKSLEGIAMPLNSLQDNAMPLQVLSPQNIPHEQNDVQSEKRERLSLPSLQKRDQMLADSADLNSGKLGGRTPATSFSNHVPASDVLRPQTAPTGVVRSNYLPKSYPFAGNSGTSLGTMQQPKGRVPVT from the exons atgcGTTTTTGCTCAATTGCGTTCGCGTTGGCTGGCTTCCACGAGGTGGAGATCGAG GTTATCGTAGTCCTAATGGTATGTTCACTTGGAAGTGGGAGAATGGCCGTCATGGCAAGGCTTCTGGCGGCAGGAAGCTTTTCGCAAACTATTGCAG AGGAAGTTGGCTTCCAGAAGTTACCTACTCAATACATCCAAACAGAATTACGTGAGGCAGATGAAGCAAATTTGCTTGATGAAGAAG AGATGCATGTTTTTGATTTGAAGCCTATGACAGATCCTTTGCACTTG gTATGTTGCAATGCTTGCAAGAAGCCAATCAAGGAGAGCCAATATGCAGCTCATGCAG GAAATTCATCTGGTGTAAATGGGGCCCTTATAATGCATGGTGCAAGAGCTAGTCCTGGAAATACGGAAAACTCATTTTGTGCAACACCACCTCCAAAACGTTCAAAACT GATGGCGGCTGGTCTACCAATAACGAATTGTTTAGGAACAAACGGTGCTGTAGCCAAAAGTTTATGTGCAAGTACTCAGGAGGCTCATACCT GCAGAGAGTTTCCCAAAGGGTCAAGTGGCGGATGCAAAAAGGCTTTTGATTGCGCTGTTGGTTATGACAAAACCAGCCAATTTCAGGAGTGTTGTTTGCTGGGCAAAG ATGTTCCAGCTCCCCTTGCAACGAAGATGTTTTATTCTCAAAGGAATCATCGTCTCCGATCAGCGCTTACATATCTGTATTATGGCGAATCCACTGAGTACTCTGGTGACTTAGTGAATTTGAAATCATTGGAAGGAATTGCCATGCCCTTGAATTCATTGCAAGACAATGCCATGCCATTACAAGTTTTATCCCCTCAGAACATCCCCCATGAACAAAATGATGTCCAGAGTGAAAAG agagagagactctCCTTGCCATCTTTGCAAAAACGTGATCAAATGCTTGCTGACAGTGCGGATTTAAACTCGGGTAAATTAGGAGGACGCACGCCAGCCACAAGCTTCTCAAATCATGTTCCTGCGAGTGATGTCTTAAGACCTCAAACAGCACCCACGGGGGTTGTGCGAAGCAATTATCTTCCAAAATCTTATCCTTTTGCAGGAAACTCAG GAACATCGCTAGGGACTATGCAGCAGCCTAAAGGAAGGGTTCCTGTTACATAA
- the LOC131323552 gene encoding tubby-like F-box protein 3, with the protein MKLGYGLKPRSHRVVQDSSVAEAEIDGLKESSSISSCWANLPQELLREVLVRIEASEIGWPSRRSVVACGGVCRTWREIIKELVSTPEVSGKFTFPISVKQPGPREPLVQCFIKRNQSTQTYHLYLNLTQALADNGKFLLAARKLRRPTCTDYNISLRPGDMSKGSSNYIGRLRSNFLGTKFIIYDGLPPHAGVKMMKSCSTSFVGSKQVSPRIPAGNNPIAHISYELNVLGSRGPRRLNCTMDAIPASAIEPGGVAPTQTDFPLSKVDSLPSVPFFPSKSSRLEKFLSLPSTDQRRGALVLKNKAPRWHEQLQCWCLNFHGRVTVASVKNFQLVASAENGQAGPEHEKVILQFGKVGKDVFTMDYRYPLSAFQAFAICLSSFDTKIACE; encoded by the exons ATGAAATTAGGTTACGGATTGAAACCAAGGTCCCACCGCGTGGTTCAGGACAGCTCGGTCGCAGAGGCGGAGATTGATGGATTGAAAGAAAGTAGTAGTATAAGTAGTTGTTGGGCGAATCTGCCACAGGAATTGTTGAGGGAGGTGTTAGTGAGGATAGAGGCGTCAGAGATTGGTTGGCCGTCGCGGAGGAGTGTGGTTGCCTGTGGTGGAGTGTGTAGGACTTGGAGGGAGATCATAAAGGAGCTTGTGAGTACGCCGGAGGTGTCAGGGAAATTCACTTTTCCGATATCGGTTAAGCAG CCTGGTCCGAGAGAGCCGCTCGTCCAGTGTTTTATAAAGCGGAACCAGTCTACACAAACATATCACCTTTACCTTAATTTAACTCAAG CATTGGCTGATAATGGGAAGTTTCTTCTTGCTGCTCGTAAGCTTAGGCGCCCCACTTGCACAGACTACAACATCTCTCTGCGTCCCGGTGATATGTCAAAGGGTAGTAGCAACTATATAGGGAGATTAAG ATCAAATTTCCTGGGAACCAAGTTCATAATATATGATGGCCTGCCACCTCATGCTGGAGTCAAAATGATGAAAAGCTGTTCAactagttttgtgggctcaaaACAAGTTTCCCCCAGAATTCCTGCTGGCAACAATCCAATTGCTCACATCTCATATGAGTTGAATGTGTTGGGTTCCAG GGGTCCTAGAAGATTGAACTGTACCATGGATGCCATTCCGGCTTCTGCCATAGAACCTGGAGGTGTGGCTCCCACACAAACAGACTTCCCTCTTAGCAAAGTAGATTCCTTACCATCAGTCCCATTTTTCCCATCAAAATCAAGCCGACTGGAGAAATTTCTCTCGCTACCTTCAACTGATCAGAGACGTGGAGCCCTTGTTTTGAAAAACAAGGCTCCCAGGTGGCATGAGCAGCTCCAGTGCTGGTGCTTGAATTTTCATGGACGGGTAACAGTTGCCTCTGTGAAAAACTTTCAGCTGGTGGCTTCTGCGGAGAACGGACAGGCGGGCCCAGAACATGAGAAGGTCATCCTCCAGTTTGGGAAAGTTGGGAAAGATGTGTTCACCATGGATTACCGGTACCCGCTCTCTGCATTTCAGGCATTTGCTATCTGTCTTAGCAGCTTCGACACCAAGATAGCTTGTGAATGA